The sequence atctctagccttttcagcctcatatttcgccaattcccgtgccaacgtcaattcaccttgacgagcaagttcttgcatgtactttccataatcattcttggaagcactcaatttcctctttgaagccttcttaccttgaggcctaattggataacaggtcgaccccgacgcttgttcaggaatgagcgtttcaggcacttcttgtccatcttcttcatcaacatgggagccatgatcgggtgtagagtgtggAGGGGTGCTGTGTACAAAGGTGCTGTGTAGAGGGGTGCTGTTCAtgcatacttctggaccaacaggcacaactttgaatttaggacaatctttaacaatattccaacattcccatcggtggaatgatttgtttcttgatttgatttagCATACCATGCTTGTGCTTAAAGTAGctacaaatgaataataatgaaattattaggtaacaaataaataatacaaacaaataataataatgaaattattaggtaacaaataaataatacaaacaaataataataatgaaattaggtcacaaataaataatgcaaacaaataataataatgaagttaggtaacaaataaataaaacaaacaaataattataatcaaattaggtaacaaaataataatacaaacaaataattataatatattcttacctcatccgcataatttgccccacttcgaacattactactagcttgtgtcaaggcatctctccacgtactaaaggaatggctaagtattttccaacgactggacatcaattctttggttcttttcccactcatttgcttaagaaatttggtatgaattaaactccacatttctcgcaactgcatctcattacctgtaagggaattatgagtaacttcaacccaactagtgcacaacgcaacatctttaAGAAGCGatcaattcgtacctgcatcagtagtcattttgtggaaaaaaaattggattgaaactttgagagaaagataggaatttgattgaaagtagttgagaaaatatgaaattgtggtgtaaggtagatggagaagaagtggtatttatagaaaagtaaaaacaattttttttcagattttttacaattttttcggattttttacaattttttttaaatttttattcaaataattaatctctgccgttggattttaaaaaatttgaattccaacactccagattgtgccacgtgtcacaacggtaacttttcttaattttaaaactattttttctttttttttttaaatttataaagcagattaatatcaaccgttgatctcagatcgaacggttgatataaAATTAGCTTTTTTTTATGACCGTTGCAAATCGGACGGTTTGTATTAAAGAGCCGTTAGGATCGAAcagaccgtgggaagccacgtggcttcccaacggtaatTGGGTGGCTAGGCCCGTGCCCTGAATTCCTGTCGGGCGTCGCGCCCCCACTTGCGAGTGAGGGGCACgcgcctgacacaaaaaaaatataaaaaaaaagcccGGACCCAGGCCTGACGTCACGGGCCTTCAGCCACAAGCCTGTCGATTGCCCACCCCCCGGTCCTcaggctcccaccctcactcgggctcTCCATGGCTGGAGAAGAACCAACcggccctcgggccctttcctgGTGCTTGTCCCCCGAGCAAAGAGCAAGGCTGGACTTGCTCTCACGTGGGCACCATcaactttgtcatttttttattcttttctctcttctctttcattttttatttttttatctctctccatttatatttatattttataataacCAAATTACTAAATTATCCTTGCATGATTTGCTATATTATTTTAAacaagttttgaattttttggtcTGTGGAGCAGTTTGGTCCAATTATTTTTGTCGAAGAGGGTGACACCAAATTGGCATGCTGGCTTTATACATAATAGATAAACAAAAGTGGGGTTTTCGACTAAAGGCCTCtaattttcttgtgttttcttgTAGTTGACCATTAGTTTCTGATTAGCTGCTGAAGGTAGTCAGATAGAGTTCATCCACGCAAACCATATCGCCGGTGAGTCCTTCGTGGCAGAAACCTAATGGACCAATAGCGATAAGGAGAATCCACTCTGGATTTCATTCATTCCACGTAAGACTGTCAGTGACACTTTCTTACTGTTCCTTTCAATCGTGGGCTTTTCATGTGTTATTTGTACTTAATTATGTCTTTCCATTAATGGCAGAACCAAGCACAAGTACAAACAATCTCTGACTTTGTCCCACTCAAGGAACCTCTGCATTGAAGTAAAATAATCTGGGAAATATTTGGGAGTTGGACTTGGAGGTATGTAAACCTAGCCCTTCGAGATTTTTCTGTTTTGTTCAGGAAAGTTGGTATTTTGAGTAacttctgtttggttgctgagaaaataaaTGAAACTCCCGAGAAAAAGTCTCCTGCTTTGTATTGTATCTCAAGAGAATTATGGTTTCTAGATGTGGAGAATTTGCGTTGGTTGTAAATTGAAATTCTTTCATAATTAACCAGTCAAACAATCTTAAGCTTTTGTGTTTTGTCTGGTATAAAGTTGGCCTTTTGTGTCTccgtttggttgctgagaaaataacTGAAACTAACAAGAAAAGGTCACATGCTTTAATGTTGTACTTGTAAAATATTTGCTCTCTAGTACTAGTACTTCCTCATAATTTTTCTTCAAGGGATTCTTACATGTAACGGCTGTGATTTCACATGACGAGTGAGATAGAGAGCGGAGATAAACCACTGGTTATCACTATTGTTGTATATATTGGAGTTAGTTCATGCATGATACCCTTTTTCAGGAACACATGGCTATAGTTCCAATATGCTACAAAATACCATATAGAGGCTGTGCTGAATCAAATCACTATGTAATCGGACAGAGGGACAGAGGGTTTCGATGTGATTGTATTCCAACTTCCGAAAATAATGCAAGAAGACATAAGAATCTTGGGATGGTTTGGTATGCCGCATCAGATTCTGGGAACCATTTGAGATCCTTGGATTCTTACTTTGGGAAGCTCCAAAACGTCACAAATGTGCCTCTGGATGATTCAAACACGACAAGGGAGCAACCACTCAGTAAAAATAATGGTCAGCTGAGATTAAAGGAGGGTTTGGAGTCTCTTGATGATTATCTTGGAAAACTAAGAAATAAAGGTAAAATTATCTTCCCAGCTGAGTCGATTGTGTGTGTTACTTTTAGAAATGACATTTTAAttcttatattttatattaactcAGATGGAGACTCGACGAAAACATCTAGTTCTGTTGATCTTGCTACTGAAGACATTCCAATTGCAAAACCATCAGCTATCAATCGGGATTCCGGAAAAGGTGATGAGAGGGTACTGAAGGCATATAGAAATCCTATACGTAAAAGGGATGATCTTGGTCCAAAGAATTCTACAGACTCGCTCGAGTATAATGAAATCTCTGATCTCTACTTGATGTAAGACCCTGCCCTATCTAAATTAGTACTCAGAAATATGCACCAATCGAACCGGTAATAAACTTTTAATCAGAAATAGAAATGGGGAGCTAAATAGACTCATAAGTTTGTATATAAACCGCAGTTTTATGTTCTGCCAGTTTTATTTTCGATTAAAATTTTGTGACCGGTATATTTATTCATATAATATTGGGAACCGAAAATCCAAGTTAAATCTGGGAGCTCCTCAGGAATAATTACATTTTGCTTCTTTGTTCTTTATGTTGGATGCAGAAGCATATTAGGTTCTGTAAACATTGCAGTTTTTCTGTTCGAGATTGCGAGTCCTGTTAGGAACACTGACTTAGGGCTATTCTCTCTTCCATTGCTATATGGAGCAAAGATAAATGATTTGATCCTGGTTGGAGAATGGTGGAGGCTAGTCACACCCATGTTTCTGGTACAAGACTGACGATTCGGTTCGTGTTTCGATTCTGTTTCCATTTCAACATTATCTGTGATAATTTGCATTAGCTAGTTAACCACTGGATTTGAATGTGAACATATCAAATAATTATAGGGCTTTGCACATTACGAGAGATTTATCTGGCCTTAACATTTATGAAACGTCCAGTTTGTTGGTTCTTAGTATAATGCAGCACATATATGCTTTCTGGTTTATGAAATATCTGCAAGATCCGCCTCACAATTTGTATCGATTAAGAAAATAGTAGGAACTCCTAAAGCAATACATTCTTGAAGAGCATTTGCATATTCTTCTTCCTGATCAACGATTATCACGTGGCTCATGTAAATTATGCAGCACTCGGGGCTTTTCCACATAGCTGTTGGTTGCTGGGGACTTGTTGTATTTGGGCCTAAAGTGTGCAGAGGCTATGGATCATTCACATTTTTCTTGATTTACATACTCGGAGGAGTCTCCGGCAACTTGATTAGCTTTCTTCATACACCAGAGCCCACTGTTGGTGGAACGGTAAGCAGCTCAGCTCCTCAAATTCCACTTCATTTTCTACGAATCTAGTTaccctttttctcttttcttcccgATGTGCTTTAAGTTCGTAATGTGATTGCAGGGACCAATATTCGCCATGATCGGAGCTTGGCTCGCTTATCAGGTCCAAAACAAGGACATAATTTCCAAGGATATTTCGGAGAATATGTTCCAAAAGGCTGTCATAACCACGCTTCTTAGCTTCACTTTGAGCATTTTCTGTCCTATTGATGATTGGTAAGCTACCAGAcgcattttcaaattttgaagatACTTAttcgttttttttattttcatatcaGAAAACGTTACGAGATGGTCCCAGAGTGACCTTATATCATATTATGTTGTTGCAGGACACATTTTGGAGCAGCATTTGCAGGAGTGGCATATGGGTTTTTGACATGCCCAACTCTTCAACTGGATGATGCATCATCTTCTTCAGCAAGTGGCCAAGAGGAAGGAATCGCACTTGTTAGACGCTATGCAGATCCTTGCAAATCACTGTTTTTCTTTGCCCTATTTGTTCTTGTATTAAGCTCTCTACTTTTGTTTGTGGAACCTCCCCTGAATGTCATAGCATCAGATTCTTCCCTGTAAAACTTCTAAAAGGATGCGAAACCATCAATTTATACAACACATTAGCTTATATGTGTTTCTTGTGTAGCACGCAAGAGGGTAAACCTTCAATTTTGACAGTGTATCAATTTTTACATGCAATCGGTTTGTAACAGTTTGTGAGACTTGAGACTCAAGAGTAGAGAGAATTAGGGCCACGTGACTAGGACAGGTGGAACAAGCTTGAGGCCGGTTTAGACAAAATATAGAGGGTCTCGTACTTTTTTGAGAGGCCAAAACGAAGCCAGCCTTGAACTTTGGGGTTGGCAGTGACCTTGTGTGAGGGGTAGGTTAGGATGGGAGGGCTATAACACGTGTGCCCTTGGACTACCTCCCTCATTTTCTGGGGAATTGGATCCCCTCCGAGGCAACTCCTCGGGATCCTCTAACGTGGGCTAGTTTTGAGCTGGGCCATAGCACGTGTGCCTCAAACACTGCTAAGTTTTTCTTTTGAGAGTCTAATGAGATAAAATTATGCTACAATCAGTCGTTTATGTACGTGGATAACTTTAACTGCACATGCACACATATCTCATGATGACTGAACCTAGCGTCCCTTTGAACAACGTCATTGGCCAACaaggtaattaattaattaaacgaacTCCCGTCAGCTTGCATGTGAACCAAGTGACTTTTTGTTCTAACAAATATAGCTCCCAAATCCAAACTATAATTTCGtatgtttgttttttcagaCCAGAATTCTTCATGCATGGTGTATCTCCACGTTAAAGGAACCATGCCATTGCTTGCTGAACGTTTACAGTTGGGTTACTTACAACAAACCACGTAACACAAAGAGCTTTCTGTCCTTTTCATCCATCAGCTTTGAACCTCTCTGTGTCACTCAGGTCTCAGGGTGTGTACTTTTGAGATTGGAGTTTAAAAGTGTGTATAGTTTGAGAACTAAAAGATTGAAGTGTTGCAGCTTGAGCTTTTGAAGCTTTGATATCAATGGCGGTCGGAAGGATTGGTAGAGGTTTAATGGCTCCTCTTCTGGTAGTCAACTTGGTGGTCCATCTGATCATGCTTGGACTTGCTTGTTTGTCCCTTGATAAATACATCAACGGAGAGCAAAATCACCCCCGTaagcactctctctctctcaatcacTCCTTTTTTCGTTTTCATTGCTTATTTTACGCCCACTAGAATTTCAATAGAAAATATGCACAAATAGAACCAACTCTGCAAAATAGTAGTGGGAGAGACTAAACATCGTATGTAAATCACGGTATAGTGCCTTGTTTTATTGTCTGTTTAGTAACGCACAATTGAttagattgtttattttattgtCCATTTAGTATCCTCTAGTACTCGAGTTGGGTTAAGTTAGTTAATTAGATTGCATGTTCTATTGTCAGTGTAGTATCCCTCTAGTATATACCCTCTGGTACTGGACGTGGATTAGGAAAGTTGATCAGAAAAGTATCACTTATGTGTACCGAGTACGATTACCTTGTGCATAgattagagtagtttagaataCTATGGCTGAAATAGGGTTTTGAGCTCTGATACTTTTGTACAGATTTGGGAGGCAATACATCGACTAGCTTCTTGTTGATCTTTGCATTGATAGCCGGTGTGGTTGGTGCTGCTTCTGTGCTTTACGGTCTGATACATCTCCGGATATGGCGAACTGATAGTTTAGCCGATGCAGCTTCTTCAGCTATCGTCGCCCTGACGATTATCGCCTTCGCTTTCGGGTAGTTTTCTCTCCCATCTCCGCCCCAAAATCAACATGAAAAAGTGCTTACATTTTCATAACAAAAGTCAAGAAATTAATCAGTTTTGGTTGGATGTGTCTGATGCAGTTTTGTGTGTAAAGAGATCATATTAGGAGGGCACAGAGGAAAACGCTTGGTAAGAGAATTTTTAAGCAAATATTGCTGTTTGCCGAGGCacaattaaacaaattaaaactagATTATGTAAATTAATTGGTGTTTTTCAGCACACACTGGAAGCTATGATTGCAGTATCACTACTAAGTCAATTGCTTTACCTGTTGCTTCTGCATGCTGGGATGTTTAGGAGCAGACATAGACATGGTGGAATTGGCACCGGTCATGACCCCCGGAGCACCGGCGCAACGGCTGTGATCTGACTTCCGTTCAAATCAGTAGCTGTAAATTAAACAGCACAATGTCTCCGTTTCATTAGCCGCGCTCTGCGTttgtatcaatttttttttccagttagTTTGGTGGGAATGGAACTCTGGACGTACCCTAACCTGACACAAGCTAGAAGGGTTCGAAGGGGCATATGTTTGTATGAGTTTCGGTGTATACCGATCTCAAAAACCCATACGCAAAACAGTTCTTTACCGAATTCAAAAACCCGGAAGCAAAAAATATGCAGAACGAAAATATTAAGTTATGTTAC is a genomic window of Malus domestica chromosome 09, GDT2T_hap1 containing:
- the LOC103442506 gene encoding RHOMBOID-like protein 9, chloroplastic; protein product: MAIVPICYKIPYRGCAESNHYVIGQRDRGFRCDCIPTSENNARRHKNLGMVWYAASDSGNHLRSLDSYFGKLQNVTNVPLDDSNTTREQPLSKNNGQLRLKEGLESLDDYLGKLRNKDGDSTKTSSSVDLATEDIPIAKPSAINRDSGKGDERVLKAYRNPIRKRDDLGPKNSTDSLEYNEISDLYLISILGSVNIAVFLFEIASPVRNTDLGLFSLPLLYGAKINDLILVGEWWRLVTPMFLHSGLFHIAVGCWGLVVFGPKVCRGYGSFTFFLIYILGGVSGNLISFLHTPEPTVGGTGPIFAMIGAWLAYQVQNKDIISKDISENMFQKAVITTLLSFTLSIFCPIDDWTHFGAAFAGVAYGFLTCPTLQLDDASSSSASGQEEGIALVRRYADPCKSLFFFALFVLVLSSLLLFVEPPLNVIASDSSL
- the LOC114825837 gene encoding membrane protein PM19L-like; translation: MTEPSVPLNNVIGQQDQNSSCMVYLHVKGTMPLLAERLQLDLGGNTSTSFLLIFALIAGVVGAASVLYGLIHLRIWRTDSLADAASSAIVALTIIAFAFGFVCKEIILGGHRGKRLHTLEAMIAVSLLSQLLYLLLLHAGMFRSRHRHGGIGTGHDPRSTGATAVI